One genomic window of Lepeophtheirus salmonis chromosome 5, UVic_Lsal_1.4, whole genome shotgun sequence includes the following:
- the LOC121118630 gene encoding neuferricin — translation MTQDNSSKKPTDKKEDKKKEDECPIHNLVFIIGTAIVLIYSVYLYNPDWFHEYGKSYKVVKAFDSFFHYVEKYSPFQEFLNDETAMNEPDLPINTLPSGERIFTKDELKLYDGSSVKRGIYLAILGQVFDVTRGREYYGPNGGYSFFSGKDASRAFVTGEFNDGGLVDDVSGLSLDDYLGLAEWSDFYKKDYAFVGKVIGRFFDKNGKETPAFWELDKKILEAQEEAEKKSAEKKTFPPCNSEWNKQRHRVWCTDKSGGINRPWVGVPRKLYYPGRQERCACVRTFGPPSNEPLAKTKNGDLGSRHLKEYPDCPPESDSCYIK, via the exons ATGACTCAAGATAATTCATCTAAAAAGCCTACTGACAAAAAagaggataaaaaaaaggaagatgaaTGTCCCATTCATAATCTTGTATTTATCATTGGAACAGCCATAGTCTTAATTTATTCAGTATACTTATACAATCCTGATTGGTTTCATGAATACGGAAAAAGCTATAAGGTTGTAAAGGCCTTTGATAGTTTTTTccattatgttgaaaaatattctcCATTTCAAGAGTTTCTCAATGATGAAACAGCCATGAATGAACCAGATTTACCCATTAATACTCTTCCATCTGGAGAAAGGATATTCACCAAAGATGAACTCAAGTTATATGATGGTTCTTCTGTAAAACGAGGTATTTATTTGGCTATCCTTGGTCAGGTCTTTGATGTGACTCGAGGAAGGGAATACTATGGGCCTAATGGGGGATATTCATTTTTCTCTGGCAAAGATGCTTCAAGAGCCTTTGTGACCGGGGAATTCAATGATGGTGGATTGGTTGATGATGTTTCAGGATTATCCTTGGATGATTATCTTGGATTAGCAGAATGGTCGGACTTTTATAAGAAAGACTACGCTTTTGTTGGAAAGGTGATTGGTAGATTTTTTGATAAGAATGGGAAGGAGACACCGGCCTTTTGGgagttggataaaaaaattctcgAAGCACAAGAAGAGGCCGAGAAAAAAAGTGCTGAAAAGAAAACATTCCCTCCATGCAATTCAGAATGGAATAAGCAAAGACATCGTGTATGGTGTACAGACAAGTCCGGAGGAATAAATCGACCCTGGGTTGGAGTTCCGAGAAAACTCTACTATCCTGGCCG ACAAGAACGCTGCGCATGTGTTCGGACATTTGGTCCTCCTTCTAATGAACCCCTAGCAAAGACTAAGAATGGTGATCTAGGAAGTCGCCATTTAAAAGAATATCCAGATTGTCCTCCAGAATCTGATTCctgttatattaaataa